The Magnetospirillum sp. WYHS-4 genome contains the following window.
ACCGCGCCCCCGATGGCAAGGCGCGGTTTTTCTTTGTCCGGAACCGATGTTATTGGGCGTAGTCGTAGGTACCGTTGGACCACCGATAGAAGACATAGCCGGGCGCGGTGACGTCGCCCTTCCCGTCGAAGCCGATCTTGCCCAGAACGGTCTCGAACTGGTTGGTCTTGAGCGCCACCGAGACCTTGGAAGCCGCCGTACCGCCCGCCTTCTCCACCGCCTGCACCCAGGCCTGAATGGCGCCGTAGGTGTAGAGGGTATAAGCCTCCGGCTCGTAGCCGGCCTGGCGGAATTTCTCCACCACCGGAACCGCGATGGCGTTCTTGCGCGGGTCGGGACTGAAAGTCACCAAGGTTCCTTCTCCCGCCGTGCCCGAGACCTTCCAGTAATCCAGGGTGACCAGGGCGTCTCCGGAAATCAGTTGCGGCCGGTAGCCCTGCTCGTGGGCCTGGCGGATCATCAGGCCGCCTTCCACATAGTAGCCGCCCAGATAGATGACGTCGATGGCCGCCGCCTTCATCTTGGAGATCAGGGCCGAATAGTCCTTCTCGCCGGCCGTATAAGCTTCGTACAGGGATTCCTTGATGCCCTGGCTGGCCAGCCGCTTTTGGGTCTCGTCGGCCAGCCCCTTGCCGTAGGCCGACTTGTCGTGAAGGATGGCGATCTTCCTGCCTTTGAAGTGGGCCGCGATGTAATCGCCCGCCACGGCGCCCTGCTGGTCGTCGCGCCCGCAGGTGCGAAAGACGTTGGACAGCCCCTCCTCGGTCAGCTTCGGATTCGTCGATGCGGGCGATATCTCGACGATACCTTCCTCCTGGTAGATCTTCGACGCCGGGATCGAGGTGGACGAGCAGAAGTGGCCTGCCACGAAGACCACCTTGCGGCTGACCGCCTTGTTGGCGGCCGCCACCGCCTGCTTGGGATCGCAGGCGTCGTCCTCGATCAACAGGGAGAGCTTCTGGCCCAACACGCCGCCCTTGGCGTTGAGATCGGCGACCGCCATTTCGGCGCCGCGGCGCATCTGCTCGCCGAAAGCGGCGTTGGAGCCGGTCATGGGGCCGATGACGGCGATGGCGACGTCGGCCGCCGCCGGTCCGGCGGCGATGACAAGGGCCGCACCCGCGGCCGCCAGCAAAGTCTTGGTCTGAGACATGGTGGTGGTTTCCCCTCCGGAGAATGAAGCCACCCCAAACTAGCTCAAATCCTGTCCCGCCACCAGAAGGGCCCGGCGGCCTCGTAGAGCCAGGGGTATTGGGACACCATCTTGCGCACCCGGGCCAGGCGGAAGGACAAGATGCCCAGGGCCAGCAAGGTCGCCGTGTCCAGGGCGTAGGCCGGCAGGGACAGCAACGGCTCTTCGAACAGGGCGAAGGCCAGGAAGCGATCGCCCACCCCCAGGGCCAGCGCATAGGCCGGCACCTGCCAAACCGGCCGCCACGACTCGGCCACCGCCTGCCCCATCATCCAGGCGGCGAAGCCCATCAAGAGGACGGTCAGCCCCAGGTAGACGGCCATCAATGCCCCCCTTCAAGATAGGCGGCGCGCACTTCGGGATCGGCCAGCATCTCGCGGCCCGAACCCTGCAGGGCGATGCGGCCGTTGACCATGACGTAGGCCCGATGGGCCAGGGTCAGGGCGTGGTAGGCGTCCTGTTCGACCAGGAAGACGGTAAGCCCCCGCCGTTCGTTGATTTCCCGGATGGCGGCGAAGATGCGTTTGGCGACCAGCGGCGCCAACCCCAACGAGGGTTCGTCCAGCAGCAGCAGGCGCGGCCGGCTCATCAGGGCGCGGGCGATGGCCAACATCTGTTGCTCCCCTCCCGACAAGGTGCCGCCGCGCTGCCCGCAACGCTCCTTCAGAATGGGAAAGAGAGTGAAGGCCGCCGCCAAATCCTCGCCGAAATGGGCGGGGTCGCCGGTCACGGCACCCATCTGCAGGTTTTCCAGCACCGTCATGCGCGGAAAGATGCGCCGGCCTTCCGGGGCCTGGGCGATGCCGAGCCGAACGATTTCGTGGGTGGGCAGGCCGGCGATGTCGCGTCCCTCGAACCGGATGCGCCCCCGGGCGGCGCGCGGATTGCCACATAAGGTCATCAGAAGGGTCGACTTGCCGGCCCCGTTGGCGCCGATCAGGGTGACGATCTCGCCTTGGCCGACTTCCAGGTCGACGCCGCGCAAGGCCTCGATGTTGCCGTAGAAGGCATGGACCCCTTCCACCCTAAGCATTCCCCTCCTCCGTCAGATCGGCGGCCACCTCGGGCGGAATGGGGTCGGTCTCCTCCTCCCCCAGGTAAGCACGGATCACCGCCGCGTCCTCGCGGATGGCGGCCGGCGTGCCGTCGGCGATCTTGCGGCCGTAGTCCAGCACCACGATGTGATCCGATATCCCCATCACCACGCTCATGTCGTGTTCGATCAAGAGAACGGCCACGCCGTGGGCATCCCGCAGGAAGGCCAACAGGCCGTTCAGTTCCCCCGATTCGCGCGGATTGAGCCCCGCCGCCGGCTCGTCCAGGCAGAGCAGCACCGGCCGGGTGCACATGGCCCGCGCGATTTCCAGGCGGCGCTGATCGCCGTAGGGCAGGCTGCCGGCGTCCCGGTCGGCGCGATCCAGCAGCCCCACCCGGTCCAGCCAGTAGTGGGCGAGGTCCACCGCTTCGCGCTCCGCCGCCCGGTATCCCTTCCAGCCAAGAAGTCCCAGCAGGGTGTAGCCCGAGGCCCGCATCAGCCGGTTATGCTGGGCGACCAACAGATTTTCCAGAACCGTCATGCGGGCGAACAGGCGGATGTTCTGGAAGGTGCGGACCACGCCGGCGTCGCGGGTTATGCGATGGCCTTCCATGCGTTCCAGAAGGAACGGCCCCCGCTCCGGATGGCTGAGGGTAAGCCGCCCGGATGTCGGCTTGTAAAAGCCGGTCAGGCAGTTGAACAGGGTCGTCTTGCCGGCCCCGTTGGGCCCGATCACCGCGGTGATCTTCCGGGGCCGGGCGGCGAAGGACACATCGTCCACCGCCAGCAGGCCGCCGAAGCGCATGGTCAGGTGCTCGACCTCCAGCAGGCTGGTCATGTGCCCCCTCCCCTGCCCTTCAGGCGGATCGAGGGTTCGCGATGGGCCAGCAGGCCGGCCGGGCGCCAGAGCATGATAAGCACCATCACCGCGCCGAAGGCCAGCATGCGGAAGTCCGCCAGTTCGCGGAAGAACTCGGGCAGGCCGATGAGCAGCAGCGCCGCCACCACCACCCCCAGCTGGCTGCCGAAGCCGCCTAGCACCACGATGGCCAGGATCACCGCCGATTCCATGAAGGTGAAGCTTTCCGGGCTGATGAAGCCCTGGCGGGTGGCGAAGAAGGCGCCGGCGAATCCGCCGAACATGGCGCCGATGGCAAAGGCCGTCAGCTTGGTATGGGTGGCGTCGATGCCCAGCGACCGGCAGGCGATCTCGTCCTCGCGCAGGGCCTCCCAGGCCCGCCCGACGGGCAGCTTGCGGATGCGCAGGGAAAAGGCGTTGGTCAGCAGGGCCAGTAGCAGGATCACGTAGTAGAGGAAGATCACCCGGTCGACGGGGGCGTATTCCAGGCCGAACAGGCCGTGAAAGGTCTGCGGGCCGCCTTCCGTCGGCGCCGCCAGGGGCAGGCCGAAGAAGGTCGGCTTGGGGATGCCGGAAATGCCGTTGGGCCCGCCGGTGACCGGGGTCCAGTTCTGCAGCACCACCCGGATCATCTCGCCGAATCCCAGCGTCACGATGGCCAGGTAGTCGCCGCGCAAGCGCAGCACCGGGAAGCCTAGCAGGATTCCGGTCGCGGCCGCCAAGCCGCCGGCAATCGGCAGGCAAGCCCAGAAGCCCATGTCGAAGTTGTGGGCCAGCAAGGCGAAGCTGTAGGCCCCCACCGCGTAGAAGGCGACATAGCCGAGGTCCAGCAGCCCCGCCAGGCCGACGACGATGTTCAGTCCCCAGCCCAGCATGACGTAGGTGGCGACCAGAACCGCGATGTCCAGCAGGCGGCGGTCGGCGAAGGGCATCAGGGGCAGGATCACGGCCAGCGCCAGGATCGCCGGCCCCAAAAGCCGGGCGGCCCGTTGGACGCGGGCGCCGAACGCATCCATGGCGCGGTCCCGTTCCTCGGGGCTGGGGAAGCGACCGCGATGCCAGATGGTCCAGGCGGCGCGGGCGGCCAATCCGGCGGCGGCCAGGGCGGCGATGCCGTTGACCACCGGGCTGTCGAAGGGCCTGACGATCCCGCTCCCCAGCAGCAGGGCGGCGATCCCCGATCCGGCCAGGGCCGGCTTGGGCCGGCCGTCGCGCAGCAGCACCAGGGCGATGCGGCCCAGGAAAGCCAGCAGGGCGGCGGCGGCCACCGCATCGAAGCGGAACCCCATGGCCGCGATTCCGGTGGCGTCGGGAATGCGAAAGCCGACCATCCCGACGGCCAGACCGGCGACGATCAGGGCGGTGACGGCGGCTTCGCGGAACATCGCCTAGACCTTTTCCACGTCCGGCCGCCCCAAGAGGCCGGTAGGCCGGAAGATCAGCACCATCACCAGGATGGAGAAGGCGGCAACGTCCTTGTATTCGACGGTGAAATAGCCGGACCAGAAAGCCTCGATCAGGCCGATGACGAAGCCCCCCAGCATGGCGCCGGGCAGCGAGCCGATGCCGCCCAGGACCGCGGCCGTGAAGGCCTTGATGCCGGCGTTGAAGCCGATATAGAAGTCGATGACCCCGTAGCGCAGCAGGAAGATCAGCCCGGCCACCGAGGCCAGGGCGGCGCCCAGCACGAAGGTGAGGGCGATGGTGCGGTCCACGTCGATGCCCAGCAGCGCCGCCATCTTCTGATCCTGCTCGCAGGCCCGCTGGGCACGGCCCAGGGCGGTGCGCTCGATCAGCAGGGTGAAACCGGCCATCAGGGCGACGGTCAGCAGGAAGATGAAGATCTGCAGGTAGCTGAGGCTGACCACGAAACCTTCGCTTTCCATCAACACGATGCCGCCTTCCAGGACCGGCGGCAGGGTCTTGACCCTGGCGCCCTGGAGCAGTTGCACGTAGTTCTGCAGCAGGATCGACATGCCGATGGCGGTAATCAGGGCGGCCAAGCGCGGCGAGTTGCGCAGCGGCCGGTAGGCCACCCGCTCCAGCACCCAGCCGTAGACCGGGGTCAGCACCATGGTGACCAGCAAGGCACCCACCAGGGCCAGCGGCACCCAGGTCCCCGACAGGGTCCCGAATCCGAGGGCTGCGATCAGCGACAGGAAGGCGCCGATCATGAAGATCTCGCCGTGGGCGAAGTTTATCATGCCGACGATGCCGTAGACCATGGTGTAGCCGATGGCGATCAGCCCATAGACCGCGCCCAGCGTCAGACCGTTGATCGACTGCTGCAGGAAGTAGGCCATTACCCCTCGCCGCCCCTCTAGGCCCGGACGGTACGCGCACGGCAAGGCGAGTCAAGACAAAAGGGGGAACTCAGCCCGGCAGGCCGCACATCTGGCGCAGCGTCTTCAAGCGCTTGAGGGCCCAGCGCAGGCGGTCGGCGGCGGCACGGTCCAACTGGGTGGGGTCGATGCGGCTGGACGGCTTGAGGCCGTCCTCGATATCGCGAAGCTGCTGGCGTAGCATGATGTCCAGCAGGGTGGCGCGCACGGTCGTCAGGTCGCGCAGGTCGTCATCGTGCATCTGGCCGGCCTCCTGAAGGGCGGCGAAGCGGTCGTCGGTGCCCGTGGCACCGATGCCGGCCCGGATGGCCCTGAGGCGAGCCGTGCTGACCAAAGGCAGGAGCCCCGCCTTCTTGATGTCCATACGACCCTTTTCGGTGATGAACCAGCCCATCAGGCCCAGGGGAATGTCCATGCGGGCGACGTGCTGGGACAAATAGCCCAGAAAGAACGGCGACTGGGAAGCCATGTCGACGGCCGTCCGGCGCAGTTCCGCCGCCAGATCCTCGTCACCGCGAACCGGCTGGAAATCGAAGAAGATGTCGCAGTTGAGCACCGACTGGTCCTCGACCGCGAAAACCCAGGTCCGCACCGCTTCGCCCCAGGCGTCCAGGCTGCGGTTCCATTCCGGCTCGCTGGCCATCACCTTGCCCTTGCATAGCGGAATGCCGGCCTCGTTGAGGCTGCGGCTCAGCCGCCGGCCCAGTTCCAGGAACCAGGCAGAATCGGCCTCGCCGCCCCGGTGCACGATGGCATTGTCCTGGTCGAAGGACAGCAGGCTCTCGCCCCGTCCGCCCGATCCCAGCACCAGCACCGCATAGGGCGCCGGCGCCCCCCCAAGGCCCTCGGCCATCATGGCCTGTTCGGCCAGTTCGGCCGCCCGTGCCGTCAGATCGCGCAGTACCAGCGAAATTACCGAGGCGATGTCTATTGCCTCTACCCCGTCGTCGAGCAAACGCCAGGCAAGGCTGGGCAGCCGGCCCAGCAGGGCCTTCATTTCGGCCGGTCCGGCGGCATCCTGGATGGCGTCGCCCAGCACCAGGGCTTCAGTGGCCCGAACCTTGAGCAGGGCCCGGCCCGTTACCATGCCGACCGGCCGGCCCTTGCCGTCCACCACCACCAGATGGCGCAAAC
Protein-coding sequences here:
- a CDS encoding ABC transporter ATP-binding protein, coding for MLRVEGVHAFYGNIEALRGVDLEVGQGEIVTLIGANGAGKSTLLMTLCGNPRAARGRIRFEGRDIAGLPTHEIVRLGIAQAPEGRRIFPRMTVLENLQMGAVTGDPAHFGEDLAAAFTLFPILKERCGQRGGTLSGGEQQMLAIARALMSRPRLLLLDEPSLGLAPLVAKRIFAAIREINERRGLTVFLVEQDAYHALTLAHRAYVMVNGRIALQGSGREMLADPEVRAAYLEGGH
- a CDS encoding ATP-binding cassette domain-containing protein; translated protein: MTSLLEVEHLTMRFGGLLAVDDVSFAARPRKITAVIGPNGAGKTTLFNCLTGFYKPTSGRLTLSHPERGPFLLERMEGHRITRDAGVVRTFQNIRLFARMTVLENLLVAQHNRLMRASGYTLLGLLGWKGYRAAEREAVDLAHYWLDRVGLLDRADRDAGSLPYGDQRRLEIARAMCTRPVLLCLDEPAAGLNPRESGELNGLLAFLRDAHGVAVLLIEHDMSVVMGISDHIVVLDYGRKIADGTPAAIREDAAVIRAYLGEEETDPIPPEVAADLTEEGNA
- a CDS encoding branched-chain amino acid ABC transporter substrate-binding protein, coding for MSQTKTLLAAAGAALVIAAGPAAADVAIAVIGPMTGSNAAFGEQMRRGAEMAVADLNAKGGVLGQKLSLLIEDDACDPKQAVAAANKAVSRKVVFVAGHFCSSTSIPASKIYQEEGIVEISPASTNPKLTEEGLSNVFRTCGRDDQQGAVAGDYIAAHFKGRKIAILHDKSAYGKGLADETQKRLASQGIKESLYEAYTAGEKDYSALISKMKAAAIDVIYLGGYYVEGGLMIRQAHEQGYRPQLISGDALVTLDYWKVSGTAGEGTLVTFSPDPRKNAIAVPVVEKFRQAGYEPEAYTLYTYGAIQAWVQAVEKAGGTAASKVSVALKTNQFETVLGKIGFDGKGDVTAPGYVFYRWSNGTYDYAQ
- a CDS encoding branched-chain amino acid ABC transporter permease LivH (LivHMGF is the membrane component of the LIV-I/LS branched-chain amino acid transporter), with protein sequence MAYFLQQSINGLTLGAVYGLIAIGYTMVYGIVGMINFAHGEIFMIGAFLSLIAALGFGTLSGTWVPLALVGALLVTMVLTPVYGWVLERVAYRPLRNSPRLAALITAIGMSILLQNYVQLLQGARVKTLPPVLEGGIVLMESEGFVVSLSYLQIFIFLLTVALMAGFTLLIERTALGRAQRACEQDQKMAALLGIDVDRTIALTFVLGAALASVAGLIFLLRYGVIDFYIGFNAGIKAFTAAVLGGIGSLPGAMLGGFVIGLIEAFWSGYFTVEYKDVAAFSILVMVLIFRPTGLLGRPDVEKV
- the livM gene encoding high-affinity branched-chain amino acid ABC transporter permease LivM produces the protein MFREAAVTALIVAGLAVGMVGFRIPDATGIAAMGFRFDAVAAAALLAFLGRIALVLLRDGRPKPALAGSGIAALLLGSGIVRPFDSPVVNGIAALAAAGLAARAAWTIWHRGRFPSPEERDRAMDAFGARVQRAARLLGPAILALAVILPLMPFADRRLLDIAVLVATYVMLGWGLNIVVGLAGLLDLGYVAFYAVGAYSFALLAHNFDMGFWACLPIAGGLAAATGILLGFPVLRLRGDYLAIVTLGFGEMIRVVLQNWTPVTGGPNGISGIPKPTFFGLPLAAPTEGGPQTFHGLFGLEYAPVDRVIFLYYVILLLALLTNAFSLRIRKLPVGRAWEALREDEIACRSLGIDATHTKLTAFAIGAMFGGFAGAFFATRQGFISPESFTFMESAVILAIVVLGGFGSQLGVVVAALLLIGLPEFFRELADFRMLAFGAVMVLIMLWRPAGLLAHREPSIRLKGRGGGT
- a CDS encoding DUF294 nucleotidyltransferase-like domain-containing protein; this translates as MEINPLARIDSFPYRHRLREVMSSPVLTGPEGLVLADAVRLMYEAHSSSIVGVGASGKAIGIFTERDLLRVLSDGGKGLQSTLGEALSRPVMTVAAESYVYVALARMTRFGLRHLVVVDGKGRPVGMVTGRALLKVRATEALVLGDAIQDAAGPAEMKALLGRLPSLAWRLLDDGVEAIDIASVISLVLRDLTARAAELAEQAMMAEGLGGAPAPYAVLVLGSGGRGESLLSFDQDNAIVHRGGEADSAWFLELGRRLSRSLNEAGIPLCKGKVMASEPEWNRSLDAWGEAVRTWVFAVEDQSVLNCDIFFDFQPVRGDEDLAAELRRTAVDMASQSPFFLGYLSQHVARMDIPLGLMGWFITEKGRMDIKKAGLLPLVSTARLRAIRAGIGATGTDDRFAALQEAGQMHDDDLRDLTTVRATLLDIMLRQQLRDIEDGLKPSSRIDPTQLDRAAADRLRWALKRLKTLRQMCGLPG